In one Musa acuminata AAA Group cultivar baxijiao chromosome BXJ2-5, Cavendish_Baxijiao_AAA, whole genome shotgun sequence genomic region, the following are encoded:
- the LOC135611978 gene encoding V-type proton ATPase subunit c1-like, whose translation MSTFSGDETAPFFGFLGAAAALVFSCMGAAYGTAKSGVGVASMGVMRPELVMKSIVPVVMAGVLGIYGLIIAVIISTGINPKAKSYYLFDGYAHLSSGLACGLAGLSAGMAIGIVGDAGVRANAQQPKLFVGMILILIFAEALALYGLIVGIILSSRAGQSRAD comes from the exons ATGTCGACCTTCAGTGGCGACGAAACCGCTCCCTTCTTCGGATTCCTCGGCGCCGCGGCGGCCCTCGTTTTCTCCT GCATGGGGGCGGCGTACGGGACGGCGAAGAGCGGCGTCGGGGTGGCGTCGATGGGCGTGATGCGGCCGGAACTCGTGATGAAATCGATCGTGCCCGTCGTCATGGCTGGAGTGCTTGGGATCTATGGTCTCATCATCGCTGTTATCATAAGCACCGGGATCAACCCTAAGGCCAAGTCGTATTACCTCTTCGATGGGTACGCGCACCTCTCGTCCGGCCTGGCGTGTGGCCTTGCAGGACTCTCGGCGGGGATGGCGATCGGGATCGTTGGCGATGCTGGAGTCAG AGCCAACGCACAACAGCCAAAACTGTTTGTAGGAATGATTCTGATTCTCATCTTTGCGGAAGCTCTTGCCCTCTATGGTCTCATTGTTGGCATCATCCTTTCCTCTCGTGCTGGTCAGTCCCGAGCAGACTAA
- the LOC135611976 gene encoding uncharacterized protein LOC135611976, producing MAAETGRLNEPIKQTQRVAACPSSAGSLRGFFSCERRRAGEVRKSRRKRMGCSGSFCRSKDLQRPEASLPEPCKRRASVSGRTATERSRKMPLTEINNAVSTSLASVAVSPASVGVSSSSSPLGGSFRGMNLGRLSGCYECHMVVDPINGTPRYSSVRATISSCPDCGEIFMKADSLELHQAVRHAVSELGPEDTGRKIVEIIFQSSWLKKRTPACRIERILKVRNTSKTMARFEDYRDSIKSKASKLAKRHPRSTADGNELLRFHCTTFRCTLGLNGATNLCDSIPQCSLCSIIRDGFKADAAGSIRTMATSGRAHDAEHVTSENERIAMLVCRVIAGRVRRSQEAEEEYDSAAGTAGAHSNLDEMFVFNPKAILPCFVVIYRC from the exons ATGGCAGCAGAAACAGGGAGGCTCAACGAACCCATCAAACAGACCCAACGAGTAGCAGCATGCCCTTCTTCCGCGGGATCCCTCCGAGGCTTCTTCTCTTGTGAGCGTCGCCGAGCAGGAGAAGTAAGGAAGAGCAGGCGCAAGAGGATGGGGTGCTCCGGGTCTTTCTGCAGGTCGAAGGATCTTCAGCGGCCCGAGGCGTCGCTACCCGAGCCTTGCAAGAGGCGGGCGTCGGTCAGTGGCCGCACCGCCACCGAGAGATCGAGAAAGATGCCGCTTACTGAGATCAACAATGCGGTCTCCACTTCCTTGGCTTCCGTAGCCGTCTCGCCTGCTTCCGTAGGCGTCTCCTCTTCGTCTTCTCCGCTCGGTGGGTCGTTCCGAGGAATGAACCTGGGGAGGCTCTCCGGCTGCTACGAGTGCCACATGGTGGTGGATCCAATAAATGGGACGCCCAGGTATTCTTCCGTGAGGGCTACCATCTCTTCCTGCCCTGACTGCGGAGAAATCTTCATGAAAGCCGACAGCTTGGAGCTTCATCAGGCCGTCAGACATGCAG TGTCGGAGTTGGGGCCTGAGGACACCGGTCGGAAAATAGTCGAGATCATATTCCAATCGAGTTGGCTCAAGAAAAGAACACCAGCTTGCAGAATAGAGAGGATCCTCAAAGTCCGCAACACTTCCAAGACGATGGCGAGGTTCGAGGATTACCGGGACTCCATAAAGAGCAAAGCCAGCAAGCTCGCGAAGAGGCATCCGAGATCCACCGCCGACGGCAACGAGCTTTTGAGGTTTCACTGCACAACCTTCAGGTGCACCCTCGGCTTGAACGGAGCCACCAACCTGTGCGACTCGATTCCGCAGTGCAGCCTCTGCAGCATCATAAGGGACGGATTCAAAGCGGATGCGGCGGGGAGCATACGAACCATGGCCACGAGCGGGAGAGCGCATGATGCGGAGCACGTCACGTCGGAGAACGAGAGGATTGCGATGCTGGTGTGCAGGGTCATAGCAGGCAGAGTGAGGAGGAGCCAGGAAGCGGAAGAGGAGTACGATTCGGCGGCTGGGACAGCAGGAGCTCACTCGAATCTCGATGAGATGTTTGTGTTCAACCCGAAAGCCATTCTGCCTTGCTTTGTTGTAATCTACAGATGCTGA